In the genome of Rhodoplanes sp. Z2-YC6860, one region contains:
- a CDS encoding CPCC family cysteine-rich protein yields the protein MTDPVESPPERGEMVSLRATGVLRLHRCPCCGCRTLRQRGGLEQCPVCAWADAGQDEFDADKVRGGPNGELSLRQARTNYRRLGASTAEFIDQVRKPRPEEL from the coding sequence ATGACCGATCCGGTCGAAAGTCCGCCAGAACGCGGCGAAATGGTGTCGTTGCGCGCCACCGGCGTGTTGCGCCTGCACCGCTGCCCGTGCTGCGGCTGCCGCACGCTGCGGCAGCGCGGCGGGCTGGAGCAGTGCCCGGTCTGCGCCTGGGCCGACGCCGGCCAGGACGAGTTCGACGCCGACAAGGTGCGCGGCGGGCCGAACGGCGAATTGAGCCTGCGGCAGGCACGGACGAACTATCGGCGCCTTGGCGCCAGCACCGCGGAGTTTATCGATCAGGTGCGCAAGCCGCGGCCGGAGGAGCTT
- a CDS encoding Bug family tripartite tricarboxylate transporter substrate binding protein, translating into MVGMKLMAAVCAAVAVLAPVDGAQAQSSKTLRIIVPYTPGSGPDIISRLLGEQIGKDGGPTVVVENRPGGGMTIGTEVAARAEPDGSTLLLVANAFTVNMAVKRGNFTLANFEPVCNLASTPMPLVVQASAPWKTVQELVADAKANPGKITFASGGPATSLHIAIEVLRLATKIDTNYVPYGGSGPAINALMGGHVQAVWADYPTVVSQIKAGTLRALVTSSPKRIPELADVPTLNETGIVKYEAEIFYGIVAPAKTPPDVLKSVGAMLTKAAAAPEIKAKYAQQGLFPDNTCGDKFGAFLKNITADYERITTEAGIKPN; encoded by the coding sequence ATGGTTGGAATGAAACTCATGGCTGCGGTCTGCGCCGCTGTCGCCGTACTGGCGCCGGTGGACGGTGCGCAGGCGCAATCGTCGAAGACACTCCGGATCATCGTCCCCTACACGCCAGGCAGCGGTCCCGACATCATCTCGCGGCTCCTGGGTGAGCAGATCGGCAAGGACGGCGGCCCGACCGTGGTGGTCGAGAACCGTCCCGGCGGCGGCATGACGATCGGTACGGAAGTCGCCGCCCGTGCCGAGCCCGACGGCTCGACGCTCCTCCTTGTCGCCAACGCGTTCACGGTCAACATGGCAGTGAAGCGCGGCAACTTCACGCTCGCGAATTTCGAGCCGGTCTGCAATCTGGCCTCGACGCCAATGCCGCTGGTCGTGCAAGCGTCCGCGCCGTGGAAGACCGTGCAGGAGCTCGTCGCCGACGCCAAGGCCAATCCCGGCAAGATCACCTTTGCGAGCGGTGGGCCTGCGACCTCGCTTCACATCGCCATCGAGGTGCTGCGTCTCGCCACCAAGATCGACACCAACTACGTGCCCTATGGCGGCTCGGGGCCCGCCATCAACGCGCTGATGGGCGGCCACGTGCAGGCGGTGTGGGCCGACTATCCGACCGTGGTGTCGCAGATCAAAGCCGGCACCCTGCGTGCGCTGGTCACGTCCTCGCCGAAACGCATTCCCGAGTTGGCCGATGTGCCGACGCTGAACGAAACCGGCATCGTCAAATACGAGGCCGAAATCTTCTACGGCATCGTCGCGCCGGCCAAGACACCGCCCGATGTGCTGAAAAGCGTCGGCGCCATGCTGACCAAGGCCGCAGCGGCGCCGGAGATCAAAGCCAAGTACGCCCAGCAAGGCCTGTTCCCGGACAACACCTGCGGCGACAAGTTCGGCGCTTTCCTGAAGAACATCACCGCCGACTACGAGCGGATCACGACGGAAGCCGGCATCAAGCCGAACTGA
- a CDS encoding GFA family protein produces MTDAKTYEGGCHCGRVRFRVETTLTQAIECNCSICGKRGALWAPLKAQQFTLLSGEDALTDYQFARKKVHHLFCENCGVGAFSRGAAPNGEEMVMANVRCLDGVDIAELKLRPFDGKNL; encoded by the coding sequence GTGACTGACGCCAAAACTTATGAAGGCGGCTGCCATTGCGGCCGCGTGCGCTTTCGCGTCGAGACCACGCTGACGCAAGCCATCGAATGCAACTGCTCGATCTGCGGCAAGCGCGGCGCGCTCTGGGCCCCGCTCAAGGCGCAGCAGTTCACGCTGCTCTCGGGCGAGGATGCGCTCACCGACTACCAGTTCGCCAGGAAAAAGGTCCATCACCTGTTCTGCGAAAATTGCGGCGTCGGTGCATTCTCGCGCGGCGCGGCGCCGAACGGAGAAGAGATGGTGATGGCCAACGTGCGCTGTCTCGATGGCGTCGACATTGCCGAATTGAAGCTCAGACCATTTGACGGAAAAAATCTCTAG
- a CDS encoding alpha/beta fold hydrolase: MSTVTTKDGVEIFYKDWGKGQPIVFSHGWPLSGDDWDTQMLFFLKNGYRVIAHDRRGHGRSSQVADGHDMDHYADDLAAVTAHLDLKNAIHVGHSTGGGEVVHYIARHGESRVAKAAILSAVPPLMVKTAANPGGLPKEVFDGLQAQLAANRSVFYRDLAAGPFYGFNRPGAKPSEAIIENWWRQGMMGGAKAHYDGIVAFSQTDFTEDLKKIDVPVLVMHGDDDQIVPYADSGPLSAKLLKNGMLKTYKGFPHGMPTTHAETINADLLAFFKS, translated from the coding sequence ATGAGCACGGTCACAACCAAAGACGGCGTCGAGATCTTCTACAAGGACTGGGGCAAGGGTCAACCCATCGTGTTCAGCCACGGCTGGCCGCTGTCCGGCGACGACTGGGACACGCAGATGCTGTTCTTCCTCAAGAACGGCTACCGCGTCATCGCCCATGACCGCCGCGGCCACGGCCGCTCGAGCCAGGTGGCCGACGGCCACGACATGGACCACTACGCCGACGACCTCGCGGCGGTGACCGCCCATCTCGATCTGAAGAATGCCATCCACGTCGGCCACTCCACCGGGGGCGGCGAAGTCGTGCACTACATCGCGCGCCACGGCGAGAGCCGCGTGGCCAAGGCCGCAATCCTCTCCGCAGTCCCGCCCTTGATGGTGAAGACTGCGGCCAATCCCGGCGGTCTGCCCAAAGAGGTGTTCGACGGCCTGCAAGCGCAGCTCGCGGCCAACCGCTCGGTGTTCTATCGCGATCTCGCGGCAGGCCCCTTTTACGGTTTCAACCGCCCGGGCGCGAAGCCGTCGGAAGCGATCATCGAGAACTGGTGGCGGCAGGGCATGATGGGCGGCGCGAAGGCGCACTATGACGGCATCGTCGCCTTCTCGCAGACCGACTTCACCGAGGACTTGAAGAAGATCGACGTGCCGGTGCTGGTGATGCATGGCGACGACGACCAGATCGTGCCTTACGCAGACTCCGGGCCGCTCTCGGCCAAGCTTTTGAAGAACGGCATGCTGAAGACCTACAAGGGCTTCCCGCACGGCATGCCGACCACGCACGCCGAAACGATCAACGCCGACCTGCTGGCCTTCTTCAAATCATGA
- a CDS encoding carboxymuconolactone decarboxylase family protein, with the protein MARVAMVPPDSTDSAVRKVYDHVLKQWGRISNFSRVLAHQPAALMGWALPNDAIRLGNVKADPDYVKIQQLVIIKTSALNCSAYCMSHNVPLGRKVGLSEAQIKAAQGQDYMASPDLDDRQKAAVRWAEAVTRMTARDDDEAFAAMKRHFTEKQIVELTVFCGMWNYSNRLCEALHVDLERPDKRIEFQEG; encoded by the coding sequence ATGGCGCGCGTTGCAATGGTGCCACCGGACTCGACCGACAGCGCGGTCCGCAAGGTCTATGATCATGTGCTCAAGCAATGGGGCCGGATCAGCAACTTCTCGCGGGTGCTCGCCCATCAGCCCGCGGCGCTGATGGGCTGGGCGCTGCCGAACGACGCCATCCGGCTCGGCAACGTCAAGGCCGATCCGGACTACGTCAAGATCCAGCAACTCGTGATCATCAAGACATCGGCGCTCAACTGCAGCGCCTATTGCATGTCGCACAACGTGCCGCTCGGCAGGAAGGTCGGTCTCTCCGAGGCGCAGATCAAAGCCGCCCAGGGCCAGGACTACATGGCCTCGCCCGATCTCGACGATCGCCAGAAGGCGGCCGTGCGCTGGGCCGAGGCGGTCACCCGGATGACCGCACGCGACGACGACGAGGCGTTCGCGGCGATGAAGCGGCACTTCACCGAAAAGCAGATCGTCGAGCTCACGGTGTTCTGCGGCATGTGGAATTACTCGAACCGGCTGTGCGAGGCGCTGCACGTTGACCTCGAGCGGCCCGACAAGCGGATCGAGTTTCAGGAAGGCTGA
- a CDS encoding LysR family transcriptional regulator has product MDRFDQITTFVRVVELGGFSAAARDLGVAPSVVTSHVQALEQRLGARLLNRNTRHVNPTDVGQAYYRHCVDVLKRFAQADGLVESMQATPRGLLRINTSIPVGDLITPVIADYTAQFPDVSVRMISTGREVDFIEEQFDVSIRHAMPDNDSLIVRKLAEYDYVVCASPKYLESHPQPQSPDDLAAQNCILYTDSKFGDRWPMFQSHEAITPHGNLQTNSPLALLKAAESGQGVVVLPCFTAAAPIAEGKLVRILKDHPTVRYPIVAIHPHRGMVPTRAVVFVDMVAKYLREVVPCSGAQLDARTMQKPAALRPAAKARTAGKVA; this is encoded by the coding sequence ATGGACAGGTTCGATCAGATCACGACATTCGTCCGCGTCGTGGAGCTCGGTGGCTTCTCGGCCGCGGCGCGCGATCTCGGCGTTGCCCCCAGCGTGGTCACGAGCCACGTCCAGGCCCTGGAGCAGCGTCTCGGTGCAAGGCTCCTCAACCGCAACACGCGTCACGTCAACCCCACCGATGTGGGTCAGGCCTATTACCGGCATTGCGTCGACGTGCTGAAACGCTTCGCTCAGGCCGATGGGCTGGTTGAGTCGATGCAGGCAACGCCGCGCGGCCTTCTTCGGATCAACACCTCGATTCCGGTTGGCGACCTGATCACGCCGGTGATCGCCGATTACACGGCGCAGTTTCCCGACGTGTCGGTGCGTATGATCTCGACCGGGCGCGAAGTCGATTTCATCGAGGAGCAGTTCGACGTCTCGATCCGCCACGCGATGCCCGACAACGACAGCCTGATCGTGCGCAAGCTTGCCGAATACGACTACGTGGTCTGCGCGTCGCCGAAATATCTCGAGAGTCATCCGCAGCCGCAGTCGCCGGACGATCTCGCAGCGCAGAACTGCATCCTCTACACCGACTCGAAATTCGGCGACCGCTGGCCGATGTTCCAATCGCATGAGGCGATCACGCCGCACGGCAACCTGCAGACCAACAGCCCGCTGGCGCTGCTGAAGGCCGCCGAGAGCGGCCAGGGCGTCGTGGTGCTGCCATGCTTTACGGCTGCGGCTCCGATCGCGGAAGGCAAGCTCGTCCGGATCCTCAAGGACCACCCAACCGTCCGCTACCCGATTGTGGCGATCCATCCGCATCGGGGCATGGTGCCGACCAGGGCGGTGGTGTTCGTCGACATGGTCGCCAAATATCTGCGGGAGGTGGTGCCGTGCTCGGGGGCTCAGCTCGACGCGCGCACGATGCAAAAACCCGCCGCGCTCAGGCCTGCTGCCAAGGCGCGGACCGCCGGCAAGGTCGCCTGA
- a CDS encoding PilZ domain-containing protein: MEERRKLPRQRTFKGGVIIFGTAPAVECTIRNLTDTGAGLEVGTPTVVPDHFTLLIKPERLQRSCQVIWRQPGKIGVRFE; this comes from the coding sequence ATGGAAGAGCGTCGCAAGTTACCCCGGCAACGCACGTTCAAGGGCGGCGTCATTATCTTTGGCACCGCGCCGGCCGTCGAATGCACGATCCGAAACCTGACGGATACCGGCGCTGGTCTTGAGGTCGGCACGCCGACTGTCGTGCCGGACCACTTCACGTTGCTGATCAAGCCGGAAAGACTTCAGCGGAGCTGCCAGGTGATCTGGAGACAGCCCGGCAAGATCGGCGTGCGGTTTGAATGA
- a CDS encoding LLM class flavin-dependent oxidoreductase: MKRIGFLSFGHWTPSPQSQTRTGGDALLQSIELAVAAEELGADGAFFRVHHFARQLGSPFPLLAACGARTKRIEIGTAVIDMRYENPMYMAEDAGAADLIAGGRLQLGISRGSPEQVIDGWRYFGFALPEGMTDAEMARRHTEVFLEVIRGQGFAKPNPQPMFPNPPGLLRVEPYSEGLRERIWWGAASNATAVWGAKLGMHLQSSTLKMVESDKPFHVQQAEQIRAFREAWKEAGHKHEPRVSVSRSVFALMDDRDRMYFGRDGEESQDQIGFLGDNTQAIFGRSYAAEPDVLIEQLKQDEAIAEADTLLLTVPNQLGVDYNAHVIEAILKHVAPGLGWR; this comes from the coding sequence ATGAAAAGGATCGGCTTTCTCTCTTTCGGCCATTGGACGCCGTCGCCCCAGTCGCAGACCCGAACGGGGGGCGATGCGCTGTTGCAATCGATCGAGCTTGCGGTCGCGGCCGAGGAGCTCGGCGCGGACGGCGCCTTCTTCCGGGTGCATCACTTCGCCCGGCAGCTCGGCTCGCCGTTTCCGTTGCTTGCTGCTTGCGGCGCCAGGACCAAGCGGATCGAGATCGGCACCGCGGTCATCGACATGCGCTACGAGAACCCAATGTACATGGCGGAGGATGCCGGCGCCGCCGACCTCATCGCCGGCGGGCGTCTGCAACTCGGCATCAGCCGCGGCTCGCCCGAACAGGTGATCGACGGCTGGCGCTATTTTGGTTTCGCGTTGCCCGAGGGCATGACCGATGCCGAGATGGCGCGACGCCACACTGAAGTTTTCCTCGAAGTGATCCGCGGCCAGGGCTTCGCCAAGCCGAACCCGCAACCGATGTTTCCGAACCCGCCGGGACTTCTGCGTGTCGAGCCGTATTCCGAAGGTTTGCGCGAGCGCATCTGGTGGGGCGCGGCCTCCAATGCCACCGCGGTCTGGGGTGCCAAGCTCGGCATGCATCTGCAGAGCTCGACGCTCAAGATGGTCGAGAGCGACAAGCCGTTTCATGTCCAGCAGGCTGAGCAGATCCGCGCGTTCCGCGAGGCCTGGAAGGAGGCCGGACACAAGCACGAGCCGCGGGTGTCGGTCAGCCGCAGCGTCTTCGCGCTGATGGACGACCGTGACCGCATGTACTTCGGACGGGACGGCGAGGAAAGCCAGGACCAGATCGGTTTCCTCGGCGACAACACGCAGGCGATCTTCGGGCGGAGTTACGCCGCCGAACCGGATGTGCTGATCGAGCAATTGAAGCAGGACGAGGCCATCGCCGAGGCCGACACGCTGCTGCTCACCGTGCCCAATCAGCTCGGCGTCGATTACAACGCCCATGTCATCGAGGCGATCCTGAAGCACGTCGCGCCGGGCCTTGGCTGGCGCTGA
- a CDS encoding SLC26A/SulP transporter family protein, protein MTEQAHPQTDAALNSGNLLYWVDLLRQAGLRDAAAGFVASVVLIANIISFGALMFHGELSAGIPIAIWSMLVGGCIGGFVISLATSLPPIATGIDSPTGAVLVLLSASVSNVVIPAGGTPADAIQTTMVLFTAATLLSGLTLYLFGALRWGEYFRFVPYSVVAGFLAATGLFLFLGGARIAIGRSLTANPFTQWTLIDAAKIGAGVAALLILLAVRRWIKSGLALPVALLAMWLCSAAALHVLGASEAHHGWYLPALGSLAAWSPFTEWHSTHVTRSEVLAALPELIAVVLVAVVSLVTKVASLELARQVPADLNQEFRCHGIGNMIAAPFGGLASSLQTGTSRLLDHAGSMTRASGAVAAAVLGLVAVTNFNLAGIVPLPVIVGLVFYLGYTFIVDTLWRPFEQRAWLDLSLALIIMSVCVLYGYLVGVLAGIVCACVLFAVSYSRRGVVRRHATRATFASYVTRPPELSKYLQEAGAKIQIYWLSGHIFFGSAESLFERVRGDIAKLPPGEPKYLVLDFEMVSGADTSAILSITKIRDFCLKHKIVFVCASATPSIEAALQRSGCFKHPKGAFADLNVAVAWCEDQLLASADVSPSAGEEFESWLKQQLGSQVSLPDLFAYLEIKSIEGSEVIYRQGDPADTMDIVAEGALVVDVANEHGETVRVRRIDTHSVVGEMGFFRRAARSATVSSDGPAKLFTLSRANFDRMRQERPDLAYAYDDFIVSTMADRVDIANRSLTALRR, encoded by the coding sequence ATGACGGAACAAGCTCACCCGCAAACCGACGCGGCCTTGAATTCCGGCAATCTTCTTTATTGGGTCGACCTACTCCGGCAAGCGGGGCTGAGAGACGCGGCGGCAGGTTTTGTCGCTTCCGTCGTCCTGATCGCAAACATCATCTCGTTCGGCGCGCTGATGTTTCACGGCGAGCTCAGCGCCGGAATCCCGATCGCCATCTGGTCGATGCTGGTTGGAGGCTGCATCGGCGGCTTCGTCATTTCGCTGGCAACGTCGTTGCCTCCGATCGCGACTGGAATCGATTCTCCGACCGGCGCGGTCCTCGTTCTGCTGTCGGCCTCCGTATCCAACGTCGTAATCCCGGCCGGCGGCACGCCAGCCGATGCGATTCAGACGACGATGGTCCTGTTCACGGCCGCGACGCTGCTGTCCGGCTTGACCCTCTATCTATTCGGCGCGCTGCGATGGGGCGAGTACTTCCGGTTCGTTCCCTACAGCGTGGTCGCCGGATTCCTGGCCGCGACAGGGCTGTTTCTGTTCTTGGGAGGAGCTCGCATTGCGATCGGGCGGTCGCTGACCGCAAACCCATTCACGCAGTGGACGCTGATCGACGCGGCCAAGATCGGCGCGGGCGTCGCGGCGTTGTTGATTCTTCTCGCCGTTCGCCGATGGATCAAATCCGGGCTGGCGCTGCCGGTCGCCTTGCTGGCGATGTGGCTCTGCAGCGCGGCGGCGCTCCACGTTCTCGGCGCCTCGGAGGCTCATCATGGCTGGTACCTGCCGGCGCTGGGGTCCTTGGCCGCGTGGTCCCCATTCACCGAATGGCACTCGACCCACGTCACGAGGTCCGAAGTCCTCGCTGCTCTGCCGGAGCTCATTGCGGTGGTGCTCGTCGCCGTCGTTTCGCTCGTGACCAAGGTCGCCAGCCTCGAATTGGCGCGACAGGTCCCTGCGGATCTCAATCAGGAATTTCGATGCCACGGCATCGGGAACATGATCGCGGCCCCTTTCGGGGGCCTCGCCAGCAGTCTGCAAACCGGCACCAGCCGGCTACTGGACCACGCGGGCTCGATGACGCGCGCGAGCGGCGCGGTCGCGGCAGCGGTTTTGGGATTGGTCGCCGTGACCAACTTCAACCTGGCGGGGATTGTCCCCCTGCCCGTCATCGTCGGACTGGTTTTCTATCTGGGTTACACCTTCATTGTGGACACGCTTTGGCGTCCGTTCGAACAGCGGGCGTGGCTCGACCTTTCGCTCGCGCTCATCATCATGTCGGTCTGCGTCCTGTACGGCTATCTGGTCGGAGTCCTGGCCGGCATCGTCTGCGCATGCGTGTTGTTTGCCGTCAGCTATTCCCGGCGCGGCGTGGTGCGCCGGCACGCGACACGCGCCACGTTCGCGAGCTACGTCACGCGGCCCCCCGAGCTTTCGAAATATCTTCAGGAAGCCGGCGCCAAGATTCAAATCTATTGGCTGAGCGGACACATTTTCTTCGGCTCAGCCGAGAGCCTTTTCGAACGCGTTCGCGGCGACATTGCAAAGCTGCCGCCGGGTGAACCGAAGTATCTGGTGCTGGATTTCGAGATGGTTTCAGGCGCCGACACATCGGCCATCCTGAGCATCACCAAGATTCGGGACTTCTGTCTGAAGCACAAGATCGTCTTCGTCTGCGCATCGGCGACGCCGTCCATCGAGGCGGCGCTGCAACGAAGCGGCTGCTTCAAGCACCCGAAAGGCGCGTTTGCCGATCTGAATGTGGCGGTGGCCTGGTGCGAAGATCAATTGCTGGCTTCGGCGGACGTGAGTCCGTCCGCCGGAGAGGAATTCGAGAGCTGGCTGAAGCAGCAGCTCGGCTCACAGGTCTCGCTGCCCGACTTGTTCGCCTATCTCGAAATCAAATCCATCGAAGGATCGGAAGTGATCTATCGCCAGGGCGACCCGGCCGACACGATGGATATCGTGGCGGAAGGAGCGCTGGTGGTCGATGTCGCCAACGAGCACGGCGAGACGGTGCGCGTGAGGCGCATCGACACCCACTCGGTCGTCGGCGAAATGGGATTTTTCAGGCGCGCCGCGCGCTCTGCGACGGTTTCGTCGGACGGACCGGCCAAGCTGTTCACGCTCAGCCGGGCGAATTTTGACAGGATGCGTCAGGAACGGCCCGATCTCGCCTACGCCTACGACGACTTCATCGTCTCGACGATGGCGGACCGGGTCGACATCGCCAACCGCTCGCTCACCGCGCTGCGGCGCTAG
- the ku gene encoding non-homologous end joining protein Ku, whose translation MAARPYWKGNLRLSLVTCPIELHSATSEKDKISFNQLNKRTGNRIKYKKVDASTNEEVPTEDIVKAFQFEKDSYVQFEPDELEEIALDTNHTIDIVSFVPDSEIDELYYNTPYYILPGEQDHAAEAFSVIREALNEKGMVGIGRVVFGSREHMIALRPRSKGMVGTTLLYPYEVKKEAPLFAEIPNIKIDREMLGMAHQIMKGKQGHFEPEKFEDRYETALRELVAKKQKGAVIHTEAPAKAATNVVNLMDALRKSLAEGGGAASAKKSASGKSKAKQDDLRRQPQFKFPIEGGKAKQGKEAKESKVVAAPVSRAKAKRKSA comes from the coding sequence ATGGCCGCGCGTCCGTATTGGAAAGGCAATCTGCGCCTCTCTCTCGTCACCTGTCCGATCGAACTGCATTCGGCGACGTCGGAGAAGGACAAGATCAGCTTCAATCAGCTCAACAAGCGCACCGGCAACCGTATCAAATACAAGAAGGTCGATGCCTCGACCAACGAAGAGGTGCCCACCGAGGACATCGTGAAGGCCTTCCAGTTCGAGAAGGACTCGTACGTCCAGTTCGAGCCGGACGAGCTCGAGGAGATCGCGCTCGACACCAACCACACGATCGACATCGTGTCGTTCGTTCCCGACAGCGAGATCGACGAGCTCTACTACAACACGCCGTACTACATCCTGCCGGGCGAACAGGACCATGCCGCCGAGGCGTTCTCGGTGATCCGCGAAGCGCTGAACGAGAAGGGCATGGTCGGGATCGGTCGCGTGGTGTTCGGCTCACGCGAGCACATGATTGCGCTGCGGCCGCGCAGCAAAGGCATGGTCGGCACCACGCTGCTCTATCCTTACGAGGTCAAGAAGGAAGCGCCGCTGTTTGCCGAGATTCCCAATATCAAGATCGACCGCGAGATGCTCGGCATGGCGCACCAGATCATGAAGGGGAAGCAGGGCCACTTCGAGCCGGAGAAATTCGAAGACCGTTACGAGACAGCGTTGCGCGAACTCGTCGCCAAGAAGCAGAAAGGCGCGGTGATCCACACCGAGGCGCCAGCGAAGGCTGCGACCAACGTCGTCAATCTGATGGATGCGCTGCGGAAAAGCCTTGCCGAGGGCGGCGGCGCCGCGAGCGCGAAGAAGAGCGCGTCAGGCAAGTCGAAAGCCAAGCAGGACGATCTGCGCCGCCAGCCGCAATTCAAGTTTCCGATCGAGGGCGGCAAGGCCAAGCAGGGCAAAGAGGCCAAAGAGAGCAAAGTGGTTGCCGCGCCCGTGTCGCGCGCCAAGGCAAAGCGGAAGTCGGCCTGA
- a CDS encoding tautomerase family protein — protein MPEIVIYAAGSRPQEQKAALCKDITDAMVKNFKVPADAVVITLVETPKTDKAKGGVMFSDMPAR, from the coding sequence ATGCCCGAGATCGTCATCTACGCCGCAGGCTCACGTCCCCAGGAACAGAAGGCCGCGCTCTGCAAAGACATCACCGACGCGATGGTGAAGAACTTCAAGGTGCCGGCTGACGCCGTGGTCATCACGCTGGTCGAGACGCCGAAGACCGACAAGGCCAAGGGCGGCGTGATGTTCAGCGACATGCCGGCGCGCTGA
- a CDS encoding dienelactone hydrolase family protein, translated as MNIHSKLPQDIIGLVTPAPVSRRGFFMTASAAAAAGYTLAAGPVRAQAITTDTTGLKAGDATVKVSGGDMPLYFARPEKANNPPVILVAMEIFGLHEYIKDVTRRLAKAGAFAIAPNYYFRSGQDLTKITEMPKLMPIVNAKPDAELFSDLDATVAWAKAQGGNTGKLAILGFCRGGRTVWEYAVHNKNLKAGVAFYGSLVDPPAQKAIWPKSPSELAAEVKAPVLGLYGEADQGISVDQVNAMKEALAKAKKTAEFKIYPGAPHGFHADYRPSYRKEAAEDGWKLAIEWLKKYKVLA; from the coding sequence ATGAATATCCACTCGAAACTACCGCAGGACATCATCGGGCTTGTGACGCCCGCGCCGGTGTCGCGGCGCGGCTTCTTCATGACCGCGTCAGCGGCCGCGGCCGCGGGCTATACGCTCGCCGCCGGTCCGGTGCGCGCGCAGGCCATCACCACCGACACCACGGGGCTCAAGGCGGGCGACGCCACCGTGAAGGTCAGCGGTGGCGACATGCCGCTCTATTTCGCGCGGCCGGAGAAGGCGAACAATCCGCCGGTGATCCTGGTGGCGATGGAGATTTTCGGTCTGCACGAATACATCAAGGACGTGACGCGCCGCCTGGCCAAGGCCGGCGCATTTGCGATCGCGCCGAACTACTATTTCCGCTCCGGCCAGGATCTGACGAAGATCACCGAGATGCCGAAGCTGATGCCGATCGTGAACGCCAAGCCCGACGCCGAACTGTTCTCCGATCTCGACGCCACCGTGGCCTGGGCGAAGGCGCAAGGCGGCAACACCGGAAAGCTCGCGATCCTGGGTTTCTGCCGCGGCGGCCGCACGGTGTGGGAATACGCGGTGCACAACAAGAACCTGAAAGCCGGCGTCGCGTTCTACGGCTCGCTGGTCGATCCGCCGGCGCAGAAGGCCATCTGGCCGAAGAGCCCGAGCGAACTCGCAGCCGAAGTGAAGGCGCCGGTGCTGGGCCTCTATGGCGAAGCCGACCAGGGCATCTCGGTCGATCAGGTCAATGCAATGAAGGAAGCTCTCGCCAAGGCCAAGAAGACGGCCGAGTTCAAGATCTATCCCGGCGCGCCGCACGGCTTCCACGCCGACTACCGGCCGAGCTACCGCAAGGAAGCCGCCGAGGACGGCTGGAAGCTCGCGATCGAATGGCTGAAGAAGTACAAGGTGCTGGCTTAG
- a CDS encoding glutathione peroxidase, translating into MLNRRNLLASLGPAAGVTLVSPAFAPLAYAQAPAMSRPTAFAFSFLGLDGGSLRLAEHAGKPILIVNTASQCGYTPQYAGLQELWKRYRDKGLLIIGVPSNDFGGQEPGGPAEINKTAHDEYGVSFPLAAKAEVRGAQAHPFYKWAALERPGDGPRWNFHKYLIGRDGRIAAVFSTQVEPTDPKVIAAIEKELQ; encoded by the coding sequence ATGCTCAACCGCAGAAACCTTCTGGCGTCGCTTGGACCGGCTGCCGGTGTCACGCTCGTCTCACCCGCATTCGCTCCTCTCGCATACGCCCAGGCGCCCGCCATGAGCCGACCGACCGCTTTCGCGTTTTCGTTCCTGGGTCTCGACGGCGGCAGCCTTCGCCTGGCCGAGCATGCCGGCAAGCCGATCCTGATCGTCAACACCGCCTCGCAATGCGGCTACACCCCGCAATACGCCGGGCTGCAGGAGCTGTGGAAGCGTTACCGCGACAAGGGCCTCCTGATCATCGGCGTGCCGTCCAACGACTTCGGCGGCCAGGAGCCGGGCGGCCCCGCCGAGATCAACAAGACGGCTCATGACGAATATGGCGTGAGCTTCCCGCTCGCCGCCAAGGCAGAAGTTCGCGGGGCCCAGGCGCATCCGTTCTACAAGTGGGCCGCGCTCGAGCGACCCGGCGACGGCCCACGCTGGAATTTCCACAAGTATCTGATCGGCCGCGACGGCCGCATCGCCGCGGTGTTCTCGACCCAGGTCGAGCCGACCGACCCCAAGGTCATCGCCGCGATCGAAAAGGAATTGCAATAG